One genomic window of Camelina sativa cultivar DH55 chromosome 5, Cs, whole genome shotgun sequence includes the following:
- the LOC104787548 gene encoding type II inositol polyphosphate 5-phosphatase 15-like isoform X1 yields the protein MEDRQTNQDDDVFSFFAPPYESTFSAATPSTLFNRSAYSSSSSGDDEDSSQPSVDDSNKRIDYMIQFLDRRLSEDGNSDGIGDRNGTDRSDSLPEFVGNCGESGIFKVPIRSAVHPSRPPSLDVRPHPLRETQIGRFLRTMTSTQRQLWTGGEDGALRVWEFRELYGSGRGLEVEDTAPYKESLGNEIGSAVVCMIGDEGSRVVWSGHRDGRIKCWRLRVDHGIEEALSWQAHRGPVLSIAISAYGDIWSGSEGGALKVWPWDDALGKSLSLKMEVRHMAALAVERSYIDPRNQVSANGFANTLTADVTVLVSDHKRARIWSASPLTFALWDARTRDLIKVFSIDGQLERTDNSIYPDFGTEEEGKMKITASKKEKAQSSLGFFQRSRNALMGAADAVRRAATKGGFCDDSRKTEAVVISVDGLIWTGSSNGVLMRWDGNGNCLQEYSYQSSGILCMFTFCSRIWVGYSNGTVQVLDLEGKLLGGWVAHSGPVIKMAIGGGYLFTLANHGGIRGWNVTSPGPLDNVLRAELAGKEFLYSRIENLKILAGTWNVGEGRASTDSLVSWLGCAATGVEVVVVGLQEVEMGAGVLAMSAAKETVGLEGSPLGQWWLDMIGKTLDEGSSFVRVGSRQLAGLLICVWVRHDLKPHVGDVDAAAVPCGFGRAIGNKGAVGVRLRMYDRVLCFVNCHFAAHLEAVSRRNADFDHVYRTMTFSRQSTSLNTGVGMLRNLFLSCCVACSAYYFLPIHWSLLLLVSSIAATASFGVSVPRGGNGVGVNTVEARPELSEADMVIFLGDFNYRLDDITYDETRDFISQRCFDWLREKDQLHAEMEAGNVFQGMREAIIKFPPTYKFERHQAGLAGYDSGEKKRIPAWCDRILYRDNKKHLGAECSLDCPVVSSVSQYDACMDVTDSDHKPVRCVFSVKIARVDESVRRQEFGNIINSNKKIKVMLGELSKVPETIVSTNNIILQNQDSTILRITNKSEKNIAFFQIICEGQAKIEEDGQAHDHRARGSFGFPQWLEVSPGTGTIKPNQIAEVSVHLEDFPTVEEFVDGVAQNSWCEDTRDEEVILVLVVHGRFSTVTRNHKIRVRHCPRGKKKYDDDRPKSSGQINALHRSDYQQLSNTLDVVEQLRNLHSP from the exons ATGGAAGATCGTCAAACCAACCAAGACGATgatgttttctccttcttcgcACCTCCTTACGAATCTACCTTCTCCGCCGCGACTCCGTCCACGCTTTTCAACCGTTCAGCttactcctcttcttcctccggcGACGATGAGGACTCCTCTCAGCCTTCCGTTGACGACAGCAACAAACGAATCGATTACATGATCCAATTTCTAGACCGGAGACTCAGCGAAGACGGTAATTCCGACGGGATCGGTGATAGGAATGGTACGGATAGGTCTGATTCTTTACCGGAGTTTGTTGGTAATTGTGGTGAATCCGGGATCTTTAAGGTTCCGATTAGGTCGGCTGTTCATCCGAGTCGGCCGCCGAGTCTTGATGTGAGACCTCATCCACTTAGGGAAACTCAAATTGGGAGGTTTTTGAGGACGATGACAAGTACACAGAGACAATTATGGACTGGAGGTGAGGACGGTGCGTTGAGAGTTTGGGAGTTTAGGGAATTGTATGGAAGTGGGAGAGGATTAGAGGTAGAGGATACGGCGCCGTATAAGGAGAGTTTGGGGAATGAGATTGGGTCTGCGGTTGTTTGTATGATTGGTGATGAAGGTAGTAGAGTAGTTTGGAGTGGGCATAGAGATGGGAGGATTAAATGTTGGAGATTGAGAGTTGATCATGGTATTGAAGAAGCTTTGTCGTGGCAAGCTCATCGTGGTCCTGTTCTCTCCATTGCCATCTCGGCTTATG GAGATATATGGTCTGGGTCGGAGGGAGGTGCTCTTAAAGTTTGGCCCTGGGACGATGCTCTTGGGAAGTCTCTTTCTTTGAAGATGGAAGTGAGGCACATGGCTGCGTTAGCAGTAGAAAGATCATATATTGACCCTAGGAACCAGGTTTCGGCCAATGGATTTGCTAATACATTAACGGCAGATGTTACAGTCCTCGTATCTGATCATAAAAGGGCAAGAATATGGAGTGCTAGTCCCCTGACATTTGCTTTGTG GGATGCTCGCACAAGGGATTTAATCAAAGTATTCAGTATTGACGGTCAGCTCGAGCGAACTGACAATTCTATATATCCTGATTTTGGGACTGAAGAAGAGGGGAAGATGAAGATAACTGcttcaaagaaagagaaagctCAATCTTCTCTTGGTTTCTTTCAAAGGTCTCGCAATGCCCTTATGGGAGCAGCTGATGCTGTTCGTCGTGCTGCAACAAAAGGGGGGTTTTGTGATGATAGTAGGAAAACTGAGGCTGTTGTCATATCAGTTGATGGACTGATTTGGACAGGAAGTTCAAATGGTGTACTTATGCGATGGGATGGAAATGGTAATTGTTTGCAAGAGTACTCATACCAGTCCTCTGGTATTCTCTGCATGTTCACTTTTTGTTCTCGAATATGGGTTGGTTATTCCAACGGCACTGTTCAGGTATTGGACCTCGAGGGAAAGCTCCTTGGAGGATGGGTAGCTCATAGTGGTCCTGTGATAAAAATGGCTATCGGGGGTGGTTATCTATTTACCCTTGCAAATCATGGAGGCATTCGTGGATGGAATGTTACTTCTCCAGGGCCCCTTGACAATGTATTGCGAGCTGAGTTGGCTGGGAAAGAATTTTTGTATTCAAGGATAGAGAATCTGAAAATATTAGCTGGCACATGGAATGTTGGAGAGGGGAGAGCATCGACTGACTCACTTGTATCTTGGCTAGGCTGTGCTGCTACTGGAgttgaggttgttgttgttggactGCAAGAAGTTGAAATGGGAGCAGGAGTTCTTGCAATGTCTGCAGCAAAAGAAACA GTGGGACTTGAGGGTAGTCCACTTGGTCAGTGGTGGCTGGATATGATCGGGAAAACTTTGGATGAAGGATCATCTTTTGTTCGTGTTGGCTCTAGGCAGCTGGCAGGGTTACTCATTTGTGTATG GGTTAGACATGACCTTAAACCTCATGTGGGAGATGTTGATGCTGCTGCGGTTCCTTGTGGTTTTGGACGAGCGATTGGCAATAAG GGTGCTGTAGGTGTGCGACTCAGAATGTATGATCGAGTACTGTGCTTTGTAAATTGTCATTTTGCTGCACATCTAGAAGCGGTTAGCCGGCGAAATGCTGACTTCGACCATGTTTATCGAACAATGACCTTCTCACGGCAGTCTACTTCGCTCAATACGGGAGTTGGTATGCTGCGAAATTTATTTCTATCATGCTGTGTTGCCTGCTCAGCTTATTACTTTTTGCCTATTCATTGGTCACTCTTGTTATTGGTCTCCTCCATTGCAGCTACTGCTTCATTTGGTGTTTCAGTGCCTCGCGGTGGCAAT GGTGTGGGTGTCAACACAGTTGAAGCAAGGCCTGAATTATCCGAGGCAGACATGGTCATAtttcttggagattttaatTACCGTTTGGATGATATAACTTATGATGAAACAAGGGATTTCATTTCGCAAAGGTGCTTTGATTGGCTAAGAGAAAAAGATCAGCTCCATGCTGAAATGGAAGCTGGGAATGTTTTTCAAGGGATGCGTGAAGCAATTATTAAATTCCCTCCAACATACAAGTTTGAAAGGCACCAAGCTGGTCTAGCAG GATATGATTCAGGGGAAAAGAAGCGGATTCCTGCCTGGTGTGACAGGATTCTATATCGCGATAACAAGAAACATTTGGGAGCTGAGTGCAGTTTGGATTGTCCAGTGGTGTCTTCTGTATCACA gtaTGATGCCTGCATGGATGTGACAGACAGTGACCACAAGCCTGTTCGTTGTGTATTTAGTGTCAAGATTGCGAGGGTCGATGAATCAGTTAGGAGACAAGAATTTGGAAACATCATAAACTCGAATAAGAAAATCAAGGTCATGCTTGGAGAGTTAAGCAAGGTTCCAGAGACAATTGTCAGCACTAATAATATAATTCTCCAAAATCAGGATTCAACTATTCTGCGTATTACAAATAAGAGTGAGAAGAACATCGCTTTCTTTCAAATAATTTGTGAAGGCCAAGCCAAGATTGAGGAGGACGGTCAGGCACACGATCACCGAGCAAGAGGCTCTTTCGGGTTTCCCCAGTGGCTGGAG GTATCCCCAGGAACTGGAACAATCAAGCCAAACCAAATAGCCGAGGTTTCAGTCCATCTCGAAGACTTCCCAACGGTAGAAGAATTCGTGGATGGTGTTGCTCAGAATTCATGGTGTGAAGACACAAGAGACGAGGAAGTAATATTGGTCCTAGTAGTACATGGAAGGTTCTCGACTGTGACAAGAAACCATAAAATCCGTGTGCGTCACTGCCCTcgtggaaagaaaaaatatgatgaCGATAGACCCAAATCCTCGGGACAAATAAACGCTCTCCATCGCTCCGATTATCAACAACTAAGCAACACTCTAGATGTGGTTGAGCAGCTAAGGAACTTGCACAGTCCATAG
- the LOC104787548 gene encoding type II inositol polyphosphate 5-phosphatase 15-like isoform X2, which produces MEDRQTNQDDDVFSFFAPPYESTFSAATPSTLFNRSAYSSSSSGDDEDSSQPSVDDSNKRIDYMIQFLDRRLSEDGNSDGIGDRNGTDRSDSLPEFVGNCGESGIFKVPIRSAVHPSRPPSLDVRPHPLRETQIGRFLRTMTSTQRQLWTGGEDGALRVWEFRELYGSGRGLEVEDTAPYKESLGNEIGSAVVCMIGDEGSRVVWSGHRDGRIKCWRLRVDHGIEEALSWQAHRGPVLSIAISAYGDIWSGSEGGALKVWPWDDALGKSLSLKMEVRHMAALAVERSYIDPRNQVSANGFANTLTADVTVLVSDHKRARIWSASPLTFALWDARTRDLIKVFSIDGQLERTDNSIYPDFGTEEEGKMKITASKKEKAQSSLGFFQRSRNALMGAADAVRRAATKGGFCDDSRKTEAVVISVDGLIWTGSSNGVLMRWDGNGNCLQEYSYQSSGILCMFTFCSRIWVGYSNGTVQVLDLEGKLLGGWVAHSGPVIKMAIGGGYLFTLANHGGIRGWNVTSPGPLDNVLRAELAGKEFLYSRIENLKILAGTWNVGEGRASTDSLVSWLGCAATGVEVVVVGLQEVEMGAGVLAMSAAKETVGLEGSPLGQWWLDMIGKTLDEGSSFVRVGSRQLAGLLICVWVRHDLKPHVGDVDAAAVPCGFGRAIGNKGAVGVRLRMYDRVLCFVNCHFAAHLEAVSRRNADFDHVYRTMTFSRQSTSLNTGVATASFGVSVPRGGNGVGVNTVEARPELSEADMVIFLGDFNYRLDDITYDETRDFISQRCFDWLREKDQLHAEMEAGNVFQGMREAIIKFPPTYKFERHQAGLAGYDSGEKKRIPAWCDRILYRDNKKHLGAECSLDCPVVSSVSQYDACMDVTDSDHKPVRCVFSVKIARVDESVRRQEFGNIINSNKKIKVMLGELSKVPETIVSTNNIILQNQDSTILRITNKSEKNIAFFQIICEGQAKIEEDGQAHDHRARGSFGFPQWLEVSPGTGTIKPNQIAEVSVHLEDFPTVEEFVDGVAQNSWCEDTRDEEVILVLVVHGRFSTVTRNHKIRVRHCPRGKKKYDDDRPKSSGQINALHRSDYQQLSNTLDVVEQLRNLHSP; this is translated from the exons ATGGAAGATCGTCAAACCAACCAAGACGATgatgttttctccttcttcgcACCTCCTTACGAATCTACCTTCTCCGCCGCGACTCCGTCCACGCTTTTCAACCGTTCAGCttactcctcttcttcctccggcGACGATGAGGACTCCTCTCAGCCTTCCGTTGACGACAGCAACAAACGAATCGATTACATGATCCAATTTCTAGACCGGAGACTCAGCGAAGACGGTAATTCCGACGGGATCGGTGATAGGAATGGTACGGATAGGTCTGATTCTTTACCGGAGTTTGTTGGTAATTGTGGTGAATCCGGGATCTTTAAGGTTCCGATTAGGTCGGCTGTTCATCCGAGTCGGCCGCCGAGTCTTGATGTGAGACCTCATCCACTTAGGGAAACTCAAATTGGGAGGTTTTTGAGGACGATGACAAGTACACAGAGACAATTATGGACTGGAGGTGAGGACGGTGCGTTGAGAGTTTGGGAGTTTAGGGAATTGTATGGAAGTGGGAGAGGATTAGAGGTAGAGGATACGGCGCCGTATAAGGAGAGTTTGGGGAATGAGATTGGGTCTGCGGTTGTTTGTATGATTGGTGATGAAGGTAGTAGAGTAGTTTGGAGTGGGCATAGAGATGGGAGGATTAAATGTTGGAGATTGAGAGTTGATCATGGTATTGAAGAAGCTTTGTCGTGGCAAGCTCATCGTGGTCCTGTTCTCTCCATTGCCATCTCGGCTTATG GAGATATATGGTCTGGGTCGGAGGGAGGTGCTCTTAAAGTTTGGCCCTGGGACGATGCTCTTGGGAAGTCTCTTTCTTTGAAGATGGAAGTGAGGCACATGGCTGCGTTAGCAGTAGAAAGATCATATATTGACCCTAGGAACCAGGTTTCGGCCAATGGATTTGCTAATACATTAACGGCAGATGTTACAGTCCTCGTATCTGATCATAAAAGGGCAAGAATATGGAGTGCTAGTCCCCTGACATTTGCTTTGTG GGATGCTCGCACAAGGGATTTAATCAAAGTATTCAGTATTGACGGTCAGCTCGAGCGAACTGACAATTCTATATATCCTGATTTTGGGACTGAAGAAGAGGGGAAGATGAAGATAACTGcttcaaagaaagagaaagctCAATCTTCTCTTGGTTTCTTTCAAAGGTCTCGCAATGCCCTTATGGGAGCAGCTGATGCTGTTCGTCGTGCTGCAACAAAAGGGGGGTTTTGTGATGATAGTAGGAAAACTGAGGCTGTTGTCATATCAGTTGATGGACTGATTTGGACAGGAAGTTCAAATGGTGTACTTATGCGATGGGATGGAAATGGTAATTGTTTGCAAGAGTACTCATACCAGTCCTCTGGTATTCTCTGCATGTTCACTTTTTGTTCTCGAATATGGGTTGGTTATTCCAACGGCACTGTTCAGGTATTGGACCTCGAGGGAAAGCTCCTTGGAGGATGGGTAGCTCATAGTGGTCCTGTGATAAAAATGGCTATCGGGGGTGGTTATCTATTTACCCTTGCAAATCATGGAGGCATTCGTGGATGGAATGTTACTTCTCCAGGGCCCCTTGACAATGTATTGCGAGCTGAGTTGGCTGGGAAAGAATTTTTGTATTCAAGGATAGAGAATCTGAAAATATTAGCTGGCACATGGAATGTTGGAGAGGGGAGAGCATCGACTGACTCACTTGTATCTTGGCTAGGCTGTGCTGCTACTGGAgttgaggttgttgttgttggactGCAAGAAGTTGAAATGGGAGCAGGAGTTCTTGCAATGTCTGCAGCAAAAGAAACA GTGGGACTTGAGGGTAGTCCACTTGGTCAGTGGTGGCTGGATATGATCGGGAAAACTTTGGATGAAGGATCATCTTTTGTTCGTGTTGGCTCTAGGCAGCTGGCAGGGTTACTCATTTGTGTATG GGTTAGACATGACCTTAAACCTCATGTGGGAGATGTTGATGCTGCTGCGGTTCCTTGTGGTTTTGGACGAGCGATTGGCAATAAG GGTGCTGTAGGTGTGCGACTCAGAATGTATGATCGAGTACTGTGCTTTGTAAATTGTCATTTTGCTGCACATCTAGAAGCGGTTAGCCGGCGAAATGCTGACTTCGACCATGTTTATCGAACAATGACCTTCTCACGGCAGTCTACTTCGCTCAATACGGGAGTTG CTACTGCTTCATTTGGTGTTTCAGTGCCTCGCGGTGGCAAT GGTGTGGGTGTCAACACAGTTGAAGCAAGGCCTGAATTATCCGAGGCAGACATGGTCATAtttcttggagattttaatTACCGTTTGGATGATATAACTTATGATGAAACAAGGGATTTCATTTCGCAAAGGTGCTTTGATTGGCTAAGAGAAAAAGATCAGCTCCATGCTGAAATGGAAGCTGGGAATGTTTTTCAAGGGATGCGTGAAGCAATTATTAAATTCCCTCCAACATACAAGTTTGAAAGGCACCAAGCTGGTCTAGCAG GATATGATTCAGGGGAAAAGAAGCGGATTCCTGCCTGGTGTGACAGGATTCTATATCGCGATAACAAGAAACATTTGGGAGCTGAGTGCAGTTTGGATTGTCCAGTGGTGTCTTCTGTATCACA gtaTGATGCCTGCATGGATGTGACAGACAGTGACCACAAGCCTGTTCGTTGTGTATTTAGTGTCAAGATTGCGAGGGTCGATGAATCAGTTAGGAGACAAGAATTTGGAAACATCATAAACTCGAATAAGAAAATCAAGGTCATGCTTGGAGAGTTAAGCAAGGTTCCAGAGACAATTGTCAGCACTAATAATATAATTCTCCAAAATCAGGATTCAACTATTCTGCGTATTACAAATAAGAGTGAGAAGAACATCGCTTTCTTTCAAATAATTTGTGAAGGCCAAGCCAAGATTGAGGAGGACGGTCAGGCACACGATCACCGAGCAAGAGGCTCTTTCGGGTTTCCCCAGTGGCTGGAG GTATCCCCAGGAACTGGAACAATCAAGCCAAACCAAATAGCCGAGGTTTCAGTCCATCTCGAAGACTTCCCAACGGTAGAAGAATTCGTGGATGGTGTTGCTCAGAATTCATGGTGTGAAGACACAAGAGACGAGGAAGTAATATTGGTCCTAGTAGTACATGGAAGGTTCTCGACTGTGACAAGAAACCATAAAATCCGTGTGCGTCACTGCCCTcgtggaaagaaaaaatatgatgaCGATAGACCCAAATCCTCGGGACAAATAAACGCTCTCCATCGCTCCGATTATCAACAACTAAGCAACACTCTAGATGTGGTTGAGCAGCTAAGGAACTTGCACAGTCCATAG